A single window of Modestobacter italicus DNA harbors:
- a CDS encoding SLC13 family permease: protein MTTTERGPQQPARTDVDAAFIGSATYRSLGEQTLSPAEERFEKGRRTVGLFLAPAVTVVVALLPLDLPRQQHLLAAVLLGVIVLWITEPVPIPIGGLIGIGAIVVLGVVPADEAVAPFGSTTVFTFIGAFILAQAMLRHGLARRFAMFVLSLRWVGTSTYRVVIAFGAITALLSAFVSNTATVAMLLPTAIGILSVIAKLLQSKGLVEQDFDPLRLRVGVALMLMLAYGASVGGLLTPVGTPPNLIGRGLIEEATGERISFLDWMLMALPICLLMFCALAFVLLLLNRPEIRRIEGVNEYVRAERAELGRFSVAERNTLIAFGLTVFFWVFPGIIALVAGTDSSLYDTVSERLNEGIVAVLGASLLFVLPTNWKAREFTLVWSDAARIDWGTVLLFGTGIVFGSLLDDTGLALTIGEGSADLLGLTSTFAITVFAVLLAILISETTSNTASAAVVVPIIIPVAVAAGVNPFVPALAATFAASFGFMLPVSTPQNAIVYGSGVVPITKMIRSGFSFDVLGALLIVVLLPVMVDLVLGNPGG from the coding sequence ATGACCACCACCGAGCGCGGTCCCCAGCAGCCGGCGCGGACGGACGTCGACGCGGCCTTCATCGGCTCGGCGACCTATCGCAGCCTGGGGGAGCAGACCCTCAGCCCGGCCGAGGAGCGGTTCGAGAAGGGGCGCCGGACGGTCGGCCTGTTCCTCGCACCCGCGGTCACCGTGGTCGTGGCGCTGCTGCCGCTGGACCTGCCCCGTCAGCAGCACCTGCTCGCCGCGGTGCTGCTCGGCGTCATCGTCCTGTGGATCACCGAGCCGGTGCCGATCCCGATCGGTGGGCTCATCGGCATCGGGGCGATCGTCGTCCTGGGCGTCGTCCCGGCCGACGAGGCGGTGGCGCCCTTCGGCTCGACGACGGTGTTCACCTTCATCGGCGCGTTCATCCTCGCCCAGGCGATGCTCCGGCACGGTCTGGCCCGGCGGTTCGCGATGTTCGTGCTGTCGCTGCGCTGGGTCGGGACGTCCACCTACCGGGTGGTCATCGCGTTCGGTGCGATCACCGCCCTGCTGTCGGCCTTCGTGTCGAACACCGCGACGGTGGCGATGCTGCTGCCGACGGCGATCGGCATCCTGTCGGTGATCGCGAAGCTGCTGCAGAGCAAGGGGCTGGTCGAGCAGGACTTCGACCCGCTGCGGCTGCGCGTGGGCGTGGCCCTGATGCTGATGCTCGCCTACGGCGCCAGCGTGGGCGGTCTGCTCACCCCGGTCGGCACACCCCCGAACCTGATCGGCCGGGGGCTGATCGAGGAGGCCACCGGGGAGCGGATCAGCTTCCTCGACTGGATGCTGATGGCCCTGCCGATCTGCCTGCTGATGTTCTGCGCGCTGGCCTTCGTGCTGCTGCTGCTCAACCGCCCGGAGATCCGGCGGATCGAGGGCGTCAACGAGTACGTCCGCGCCGAGCGGGCCGAGCTCGGCCGCTTCTCCGTCGCCGAGCGGAACACCCTGATCGCCTTCGGGCTGACGGTCTTCTTCTGGGTCTTCCCGGGGATCATCGCGCTGGTCGCCGGGACGGACTCGAGCCTCTACGACACGGTCAGCGAGCGGCTGAACGAGGGCATCGTGGCCGTCCTCGGCGCCTCGTTGCTCTTCGTCCTGCCGACGAACTGGAAGGCGCGCGAGTTCACCCTGGTCTGGAGCGACGCGGCCAGGATCGACTGGGGCACCGTGCTGCTGTTCGGCACCGGGATCGTCTTCGGGTCACTGCTCGACGACACCGGCCTGGCGCTGACCATCGGCGAGGGGTCGGCCGACCTGCTCGGACTCACGAGCACGTTCGCGATCACGGTCTTCGCGGTGCTGCTGGCGATCCTCATCTCGGAGACGACGAGCAACACCGCGTCGGCCGCCGTGGTGGTGCCGATCATCATCCCGGTCGCGGTCGCGGCGGGGGTCAACCCGTTCGTCCCGGCGTTGGCGGCCACCTTCGCGGCGTCGTTCGGCTTCATGCTGCCGGTCTCCACCCCGCAGAACGCGATCGTCTACGGCTCGGGCGTCGTCCCGATCACCAAGATGATCCGCAGCGGGTTCTCCTTCGACGTCCTGGGAGCGCTGCTCATCGTGGTCCTCCTGCCGGTGATGGTCGACCTGGTGCTGGGCAACCCGGGCGGCTGA
- a CDS encoding magnesium and cobalt transport protein CorA: MSDRRLSTPRAALSTLTRRPRPAAVPRSSDGSAAQLTPVDRPARMVDNAVYAGGRRIATPGSPAESHEWLTEGYEDRMVWLGLYRPDPAALGELAEQYDLPELAVEDAIKAHQRPKFERYGDTLFVVLKAARYLDAAEEVDFGELHLFLGRDFVITVRHSESPDLSRVRRRLESDPELLARGSEAVLYAILDAVVDGYAPVVAGLENDIDEIEVEVFRGDPQVSRRIYELSQEVVDFQRAAQPLTGILAAITAGFEKYGVDEELRSYLRDVADHVTSVTERVEGFRLQLRDILTVNATLVAQRQNEEIRELTETSLAQGEEVKKISAWAAILFAPTLVGTVYGMNFTHMPELDWRLGYPLALVLMLMVSVVLYLVFKRRDWI, translated from the coding sequence GTGTCCGACCGCCGTCTCAGCACGCCCCGTGCCGCCCTCTCCACCCTCACCCGCCGGCCGCGCCCGGCCGCCGTCCCGAGGTCGTCCGACGGGTCGGCTGCGCAGCTGACCCCGGTGGACCGCCCCGCGCGGATGGTGGACAACGCGGTCTACGCCGGCGGCCGGCGGATCGCCACACCCGGGTCACCCGCCGAGAGCCATGAGTGGCTGACCGAGGGCTACGAGGACCGGATGGTGTGGCTGGGCCTCTACCGCCCGGACCCCGCTGCGCTCGGTGAGCTTGCCGAGCAGTACGACCTGCCCGAGCTGGCGGTCGAGGACGCCATCAAGGCGCACCAGCGGCCGAAGTTCGAACGCTACGGCGACACGCTCTTCGTCGTCCTCAAGGCCGCCCGCTACCTGGACGCCGCCGAGGAGGTCGACTTCGGCGAGCTGCACCTGTTCCTCGGCCGGGACTTCGTGATCACCGTCCGGCACAGCGAGTCGCCGGACCTGTCCCGGGTGCGCCGCCGGCTGGAGAGCGACCCGGAGCTGCTGGCGCGGGGGAGCGAGGCGGTGCTCTACGCGATCCTGGACGCCGTCGTCGACGGGTACGCGCCGGTCGTCGCCGGCCTGGAGAACGACATCGACGAGATCGAGGTCGAGGTCTTCCGCGGTGACCCGCAGGTCTCCCGGCGCATCTACGAGCTGTCCCAGGAGGTCGTGGACTTCCAGCGGGCCGCCCAGCCGCTGACCGGCATCCTGGCCGCGATCACCGCCGGGTTCGAGAAGTACGGCGTCGACGAGGAGCTGCGCAGCTACCTGCGGGACGTCGCCGACCACGTGACGTCGGTGACCGAGCGGGTGGAGGGCTTCCGGCTGCAGCTGCGCGACATCCTCACCGTGAACGCCACGCTGGTCGCGCAGCGGCAGAACGAGGAGATCCGCGAGCTGACCGAGACGTCGCTGGCGCAGGGCGAGGAGGTCAAGAAGATCTCCGCGTGGGCCGCGATCCTGTTCGCCCCGACCCTGGTGGGCACCGTCTACGGGATGAACTTCACCCACATGCCCGAGCTCGACTGGCGGCTGGGGTACCCGCTCGCGCTGGTGCTGATGCTGATGGTCAGCGTCGTGCTGTACCTGGTGTTCAAGCGGCGCGACTGGATCTGA